Proteins encoded together in one Lathyrus oleraceus cultivar Zhongwan6 chromosome 5, CAAS_Psat_ZW6_1.0, whole genome shotgun sequence window:
- the LOC127080359 gene encoding uncharacterized protein LOC127080359, with product MEEDGLLEVDLEIKETKDQDEEVALPPVKEKEKVMKPTIKLPYPPRQKKKYQHEKKIESVILQGMKIPVKKKDRGSVTIPCTIGDRKFKKALTNLGASVSLMPLSIYKKLGIGTVQDTRMTLQFADHSVRRPYGIMEDVLVKIDKFVFPVDFVILEMPEDEEIPLILGRPFLETGRCVIDIEEGTITLKVYDEELKIDIQNIMQYKDDIGTSHTVEIIDQVIAQEIEKQMPQSSLERVLSLSIFESDEDEGDFEVLAMMEKQPKWIGCKSRRWEDLRPPPPDITKEPKTRENLKQLPANLKYVFLDTGKKMPIDYQCQSTKCPRSRNHSSAKKIQGCNRMGNRGFERYKLDSLHAKDLNGR from the exons ATGGAGGAAGATGGATTGTTAgaagtggatttagaaatcaaagaaACCAAGGACCAAGATGAAGAAGTGGCACTGCCACCTGTCAAGGAGAAAGAAAAGGTTATGAAACCAACcatcaaactcccttaccctccaaGACAGAAGAAGAAATATcaacatgaaaaaaaaattgagag TGTCATTCTTCAAGGtatgaaaatcccagtgaaaaagaaagataGGGGATCGGTCACTATTCCATGCACTATcggtgatagaaaattcaagaaggctctgacTAACTTAGGAGCGAGTGTAAGCTTGATGCCTCTATCCATCTATAAGAAATTAGGCATTGGCACCGTTCAAGATACTCGGATGACACTTCAGTTTGCTGATCACTCTGTTAGGCGACCCTATGGGATTATGGAAGAcgttcttgtaaaaattgacaagtttgtttTCCCAGTTGACTTCGTCATTCTAGAAATGCCcgaagatgaggagattcctctcatattgggcaGACCATTCTTGGAGACAGGACGATGTGTGATAGACATAGAGGAAGGAACAATAACcctcaaagtctatgatgaagagttaaagatAGATATACAGAACAtaatgcaatacaaagatgatattggCACAAGCCACACGGTAGAAATAATAGATcaagtaattgctcaagaaatTGAAAAGCAAATGCCCCAGTCATCGTTAGAACGTGTCTTGAGTCTATCGATTtttgaaagtgatgaagatgagGGTGATTTTGAGGTACTTGCTATGATGGAAAAACAACCTAAATGGATTGGATGTAAATCACGTCGGTGGGAAGATTTAAGGCCACCACCACCTGATATCACTAAAGAACCCAAAACAAGGGAAAATTTGAAGCAGCTACCAgcaaatctgaagtatgtatttctagaTACTGGAAAAAAAATGCCCATTGATTATCAATGCCAGTCTACAAAGTGTCCAAGAAGCAGAAatcattcaagtgctaaaaaaatacaagggtgcaATCGGATGGGCAATCGAGGATTTGAAAGGTATAAGCTCGACAGTTTGCATGCAaaagatcttaatggaagatga